Part of the Listeria innocua genome is shown below.
AAAGATTGGAATTGAATTTTATCATCACGAGATAATTGACTACGATATGCTAGTTGAGCTTCTGAATACCTTTATGGATGAAAAAAATAAAAGTAATAAAGATGCTATCGAAAAACACATCGTACCAATGGATGAAGAAAGTCAACATGAAATCCATGGGATCGTGGATGATATTGAAGCAGGTAATATTACAGAACATTTTACAACCGATTCTCTTCAGGAAACACGTAAGAAATACCGTACTGAACATCGAGAGCTTAAAGTTCGCCGTTGGGCAGCTAACCAAAAAGTCAATGGTAATCGTATTGTGGAAGCTTTCGACTTATTCTTACCAGGGCATACGCTCATTGATAATCCAAAGCTAGCGGATATTGTGCGTGAGATTGAAGAAGAGGAAAACATCGGATTTTTTGAAGCCTCAGATTTTGAAGAAGAGCTAATGGCATTCTTCAATTCACTATAAGCAAATATGAGTTTTATTTATAATAATAGAAAGAAGGAAAGAACATAATGGCATTATCAACTGAACAAAAAACAAAAATGTGGGCAATGCTCAACCAAACACGCGGTCAAATTGGTTTAACTGCATATAAAGACTATATCTTCGGAATTTTGTTTTATAAATACTTATCTGAAAAAGCAACACATTGGCTAAATGGCGTATTACGCGGGGAAAATTGGGAGAATGTTTATTCTCAAGATTCCGTAAAAGCCTTAAATTATATGAAAAAGAATCTTGGTTATGCGATTCAACCAAATGAATTCTTTGTAGACTGGAAAAAAGCAATTGATACGGACCGTTTCAATATTGGGATGATGACAGATACATTTACGCATTTTAATCAACAAATTGCATTTGAAGCGAAAAATGATTTTGAAGGAATTTTTGATGGTATGCGCTTTGATAGTGCGGATTTAGGTGCTAATGCACAAGCTAGGGCTAGTGTCATGATTTCTATGATTGAATTGCTATCCTCTCCAGAATTTGATTTATCTGGTAGTAATGACACAGTTTCAGATATTTATGAGTATCTAGTTGCACAATTTGCTACTGTCCTAGCATCTGATATGGGACAATACTATACACCAAAAGAAATATCTAATGTAATGGCTCGGATTTTAACTTTTGGCCGAGAAGATATGGAAAAATTTTCTATCTTTGATCCTACTGTTGGTTCTGGTTCACTTTTACTTACAACAGCAAGTTATATGAAGAACTCAGGTAGACGCGGAGTGATAAAGTATTATGGTCAAGAAAAAGATGCAACGCCTTACCGCTTATCAAGAATGAATTTGATGATGCATGGTATTGAATATAATGATATTAATATTAATCATGCGGATACACTTGAAAGCGATTGGCCAGATGGGGTAGTGGATGGAAAAGATACTCCTCGAATGTTTGATGCGGTAATGGCGAATCCTCCTTATTCAGCACATTGGAATAATAAAGATCGTGAAGATGATCCAAGATGGCGGGAATACGGTGTTTCGCCTAAGACAAAAGCTGATTATGCCTTTTTATTACACTGTTTGTATCATTTAGAAGATAATGGACGCATGGCGATTATTTTACCACATGGTGTATTATTCCGCGGAGCTTCTGAGGGGCGGATCCGAAAGGCTTTAATTGATAAGCACCAGATTGAGGCAATAATTGGTTTTCCTGATAAGTTATTCTT
Proteins encoded:
- a CDS encoding type I restriction-modification system subunit M translates to MALSTEQKTKMWAMLNQTRGQIGLTAYKDYIFGILFYKYLSEKATHWLNGVLRGENWENVYSQDSVKALNYMKKNLGYAIQPNEFFVDWKKAIDTDRFNIGMMTDTFTHFNQQIAFEAKNDFEGIFDGMRFDSADLGANAQARASVMISMIELLSSPEFDLSGSNDTVSDIYEYLVAQFATVLASDMGQYYTPKEISNVMARILTFGREDMEKFSIFDPTVGSGSLLLTTASYMKNSGRRGVIKYYGQEKDATPYRLSRMNLMMHGIEYNDININHADTLESDWPDGVVDGKDTPRMFDAVMANPPYSAHWNNKDREDDPRWREYGVSPKTKADYAFLLHCLYHLEDNGRMAIILPHGVLFRGASEGRIRKALIDKHQIEAIIGFPDKLFLNTSIPVCVVILRKNRIESDILFVDASKGFEKIKKQNNLRSEDVEKIVDTVINRKEIEKYSHVATLDEIKENDYNLNIPRYVDTFEEEEAIDLVALGNEMVTLNADIKKAETDFLGLLDELAVTPDTKEIIEATKAVFR